From Phenylobacterium immobile (ATCC 35973), a single genomic window includes:
- a CDS encoding DUF2237 family protein produces MSTRPDTTRQEPGAKNVLGTDLVPCGVDPITGFYRNGCCETGPDDTGLHTVCAVMTSEFLEFSKAAGNDLSTPMPDHGFDGLKPGDRWCLCAPRWKEALDAGAAPKLVLEATHEETLAIVTLGVLKDYEVKT; encoded by the coding sequence ATGAGCACACGCCCAGACACCACCCGGCAAGAACCCGGCGCCAAGAATGTCCTGGGCACGGACCTCGTCCCCTGCGGCGTCGATCCCATCACGGGCTTCTACCGCAACGGCTGCTGCGAAACCGGCCCGGACGACACGGGCTTGCATACCGTCTGCGCCGTCATGACCTCGGAGTTCCTGGAATTCTCCAAGGCCGCGGGCAACGACCTGTCGACACCCATGCCTGACCATGGCTTCGATGGCCTGAAGCCCGGTGATCGCTGGTGCCTGTGCGCGCCGCGCTGGAAGGAGGCGCTCGACGCCGGCGCTGCGCCGAAGCTGGTGCTGGAGGCGACCCACGAAGAAACCCTGGCGATCGTCACCTTGGGCGTGCTCAAGGACTACGAGGTCAAGACCTAG
- a CDS encoding HpcH/HpaI aldolase/citrate lyase family protein — protein sequence MPSAAKIRPRRSVLYAPASNARAVEKARSLPCDVVILDLEDAVGPDAKDEARAAAVRAIGDGGFGDRELVVRVNGLDTEWGSADLAAIAHAGPAAVLAPKIRSAADVAAYAAAGAPLWLMIETCAGVLALDALGRASAQHGVTAWVLGVNDLAAEMGARAGRTALAPVLTLAVIAARANGLAILDAVFNDIADPGGLASECSQGRDLGFDGKTVIHPTQIAAANAAFSPDEAEIIWARTVVKAFDSPENAGKGVLKVDGRMVERLHRDAALRVVALSEAISAKDG from the coding sequence TTGCCGAGCGCCGCAAAAATCCGCCCGCGTCGCAGCGTGCTGTACGCGCCCGCGTCGAACGCTCGCGCCGTCGAAAAGGCTCGCAGCCTGCCCTGTGATGTCGTGATCCTTGACCTAGAGGACGCGGTCGGGCCCGACGCCAAGGACGAGGCCCGGGCGGCGGCGGTCCGCGCAATCGGCGACGGCGGCTTTGGCGACCGAGAACTCGTCGTTCGTGTCAATGGGCTAGACACCGAATGGGGGTCTGCGGATCTCGCCGCAATCGCTCACGCCGGTCCCGCCGCGGTTCTGGCGCCGAAGATCCGCAGCGCCGCCGACGTCGCCGCCTACGCCGCGGCTGGAGCCCCCCTCTGGCTGATGATCGAGACATGCGCGGGCGTCCTGGCCCTCGACGCTCTGGGCCGCGCCAGCGCACAGCACGGCGTCACGGCCTGGGTCTTGGGCGTCAACGATCTGGCCGCAGAGATGGGTGCGCGCGCCGGGCGCACAGCCTTGGCGCCGGTCCTGACGCTGGCGGTGATCGCCGCCCGCGCAAATGGCCTGGCGATCCTCGACGCGGTGTTCAACGACATCGCTGACCCGGGCGGTCTGGCTTCGGAATGCAGCCAGGGCCGCGACCTAGGTTTTGACGGCAAGACGGTGATCCATCCCACTCAGATCGCCGCCGCCAACGCCGCCTTTTCGCCTGATGAGGCCGAGATCATCTGGGCTCGGACGGTGGTCAAGGCCTTCGATTCGCCCGAGAATGCCGGCAAGGGCGTGCTCAAGGTCGATGGTCGGATGGTGGAGCGGCTGCATCGCGACGCGGCCCTGCGGGTTGTGGCCTTGAGCGAG
- a CDS encoding Bax inhibitor-1/YccA family protein translates to MSDFNRGYARTIPADRADMSVDAGLRSFMLGVYNKVALGLVVSAALAWLTGQFAPVQELLFRITPDGRLAGYTILGMVVAFAPLAVVVFGMFGLKNATPRTSGVYYWTIVALIGASLGVLTLVYTGASIASTFLITAAAFGALSLFGYTTKKDLTGFGSFLMIGLVGLMLASVVNIFLHSGPMQFIISVVGVLVFAGLIAYDTQRLKMTYYELGGDQAAMGVATNFGALSLYLDFINLFQMLLRLFGDRR, encoded by the coding sequence ATGAGCGACTTCAACCGCGGCTACGCGCGCACGATCCCGGCGGATCGCGCCGACATGTCGGTGGACGCGGGCCTTCGCAGCTTCATGCTCGGCGTCTACAACAAGGTGGCGCTGGGTCTCGTGGTCTCGGCCGCTCTGGCCTGGCTGACCGGCCAGTTCGCACCCGTGCAGGAACTTCTGTTCCGCATCACCCCTGATGGCCGCCTCGCTGGCTACACCATCCTCGGGATGGTCGTGGCCTTCGCGCCGCTCGCCGTCGTCGTTTTCGGCATGTTCGGCTTGAAGAACGCCACGCCGCGGACCTCGGGCGTCTATTATTGGACGATCGTCGCCCTGATCGGCGCATCGCTCGGCGTCCTGACGCTCGTCTACACCGGCGCTTCGATCGCCTCGACTTTCCTGATCACAGCCGCCGCCTTCGGCGCGCTCAGCCTGTTCGGCTACACGACCAAGAAGGATCTGACCGGCTTCGGCAGCTTCCTGATGATCGGCCTGGTCGGCCTGATGCTGGCTTCGGTGGTCAACATCTTCCTGCACTCGGGCCCGATGCAGTTCATCATCAGCGTCGTCGGCGTCCTGGTCTTCGCCGGCCTCATCGCCTACGACACCCAGCGCCTGAAGATGACCTACTATGAACTGGGCGGCGACCAGGCGGCCATGGGCGTCGCCACCAACTTCGGCGCCCTCAGCCTCTACCTGGACTTCATCAACCTGTTCCAGATGCTGCTGCGCCTGTTCGGCGACCGCCGCTAA
- a CDS encoding DUF1223 domain-containing protein has product MRTAALLLSLLLFTPTLAAARPPVVVELFTAQGCASCGEANAFVGKLADQPGVLALTFPVDYWDYLGWSDTFAKPEFAERQKAYVASFALREPYTPQVVVNGRRQAGGVKTDAVEQLVRAAARSPSDPPDIRFINERRVDVGSARSRLSGEVWMVRYDPREAEVEVRSGDNRGQTITHRNVVHELKRLGAWRGRPTAYRLPPATDAGLRTAVIVQSAKGGRIIGVGEPKS; this is encoded by the coding sequence ATGCGAACGGCCGCGCTCCTCCTGTCATTGTTGCTCTTCACCCCAACCCTGGCGGCCGCCCGGCCGCCGGTGGTCGTGGAGCTGTTCACAGCCCAGGGCTGCGCCTCCTGTGGCGAGGCCAACGCCTTCGTCGGCAAGCTGGCCGACCAGCCGGGCGTGCTCGCCCTGACCTTCCCCGTCGACTACTGGGACTACCTCGGCTGGAGCGACACCTTCGCCAAGCCAGAGTTCGCCGAGCGGCAGAAGGCCTATGTGGCCAGCTTCGCTCTTCGCGAGCCCTATACGCCCCAGGTCGTGGTGAACGGCCGCAGGCAGGCTGGCGGCGTGAAGACCGATGCCGTCGAGCAGCTGGTCCGCGCCGCGGCGCGCAGTCCGTCCGATCCGCCGGACATCCGCTTTATCAACGAGCGCCGCGTGGACGTGGGCTCGGCCCGCAGCCGGTTGTCTGGCGAGGTCTGGATGGTGCGCTATGATCCGCGGGAGGCTGAAGTCGAGGTCCGCAGCGGCGACAACCGCGGCCAGACCATCACCCACCGCAATGTGGTTCATGAGCTTAAACGCCTGGGCGCCTGGCGTGGCCGGCCTACCGCCTACCGCCTGCCACCGGCGACGGACGCGGGCTTGAGGACCGCGGTCATCGTCCAGAGCGCCAAGGGCGGCCGGATCATCGGCGTCGGCGAACCGAAGTCCTAG
- the thpR gene encoding RNA 2',3'-cyclic phosphodiesterase, protein MIRLFAALAIPPDAGAALLTRQTGLKGARWRPLEALHITLRFIGEIREDVARDLDAELAVIAAQPFEIILEGAGCFGEGDEVDAVWAGVAENPMLRRLARACEGAARRAGLPADPRTYRPHVTLAYVRRAEPADVAAWIVANNLLKSPPIRVDRFGLYSSHLGRDGSSYALEAEYPL, encoded by the coding sequence ATGATCCGCCTGTTCGCCGCCCTTGCGATCCCACCTGACGCCGGCGCCGCCCTGCTGACCCGCCAGACAGGCTTGAAGGGCGCTCGCTGGCGCCCGCTGGAGGCGCTGCACATCACGCTGCGCTTCATCGGCGAGATCCGCGAAGACGTCGCGCGCGACCTGGACGCCGAGTTGGCGGTGATCGCCGCCCAGCCTTTCGAGATCATCCTCGAGGGCGCAGGCTGTTTCGGCGAAGGCGATGAGGTGGATGCTGTATGGGCCGGAGTCGCTGAGAACCCAATGCTTCGCCGCCTGGCCAGGGCCTGCGAAGGCGCCGCGCGCCGCGCCGGCCTGCCGGCGGATCCGCGAACCTATCGGCCCCATGTGACGCTGGCCTATGTGCGCCGCGCTGAACCCGCCGACGTGGCGGCCTGGATCGTCGCCAACAATCTGCTGAAATCGCCGCCGATCCGCGTCGACCGGTTCGGCCTCTACTCCAGCCACCTGGGCCGTGATGGCTCCAGCTACGCCCTCGAGGCGGAATATCCGCTCTAG
- a CDS encoding DUF2794 domain-containing protein has product MDASPKGRQVFFERRELDRLLRLYGRMVAAGEWRDYAMDGLSDAAVFSVFRRASERPLYRIEKRPALARKQGAWAVIGEGEMVLRRGHELEQVLRFFEKGRFTVVD; this is encoded by the coding sequence ATGGACGCCTCGCCGAAAGGGCGACAGGTCTTCTTTGAGCGGCGCGAACTCGACCGCCTGCTTCGCCTTTACGGCCGCATGGTCGCGGCCGGTGAGTGGCGCGACTACGCTATGGACGGCCTCAGCGACGCCGCGGTCTTCTCGGTGTTTCGCCGGGCGTCCGAGCGGCCGCTCTACCGGATCGAGAAGCGCCCGGCGCTGGCGCGTAAGCAGGGCGCCTGGGCGGTGATCGGCGAGGGCGAGATGGTTCTGCGCCGCGGCCACGAACTGGAGCAGGTTCTGCGCTTCTTCGAGAAGGGCCGCTTTACGGTGGTGGACTAA